A single region of the Pararhodospirillum photometricum DSM 122 genome encodes:
- a CDS encoding MFS transporter → MPPPSVRLSCHYAALFGVVGTTLPYWSLWLHDRGLEPVAIGLITGATVWGKLLVNPLAGLAADALGRPRWVMAVLALGSLTLYAGISWVEGVVGLLLMSLGAAGLCAALMPLSETLTLAQARAGTLDYGRVRLWGSLAFIVVSFALGPVLDRVGSEPVPWIILGFLALVLVGLPSLPSGPRHPRPAPGVWRHHLLAPRFLLFLLASGLIQAGHATYYTFATLHWRAAGLDGAFIGFLWAEGVAAEVALFFLGRRMVARLGPLGLLGLGAGAGVLRWTLSAFSTEPMVLMGAQVLHAGTFACAHLGAMHFLSQTVPPALANRAQALYSTLCQGVLMGAAMSMAGPVYQAWGGRAFLLDAGWCALGGLCVAGVAWGQRRGR, encoded by the coding sequence GTGCCGCCCCCTTCCGTTCGTCTTTCCTGCCACTACGCCGCACTGTTCGGCGTCGTCGGCACCACCTTGCCCTATTGGTCCCTGTGGCTGCATGACCGGGGCCTGGAGCCCGTCGCCATCGGCCTCATTACCGGAGCCACCGTGTGGGGCAAACTGCTGGTCAACCCGCTGGCCGGTCTGGCCGCCGACGCGCTGGGGCGACCGCGATGGGTCATGGCTGTCCTCGCCCTGGGCAGCCTCACCTTGTATGCCGGCATCTCTTGGGTCGAGGGCGTTGTCGGGTTGCTCCTGATGTCCCTGGGCGCCGCCGGGTTGTGTGCCGCCCTCATGCCGCTCTCCGAGACCCTGACCCTGGCCCAGGCCCGAGCCGGAACCCTCGACTATGGCCGGGTTCGGCTGTGGGGCTCGCTGGCCTTTATCGTCGTCTCGTTTGCCCTGGGGCCGGTCCTCGATCGGGTGGGAAGCGAGCCGGTGCCCTGGATCATTCTGGGCTTCCTGGCGCTGGTGCTGGTGGGGCTGCCCAGCCTGCCCAGCGGCCCCAGGCACCCCCGCCCGGCGCCGGGGGTGTGGCGCCATCACCTGCTGGCGCCGCGTTTTTTGCTGTTCTTGCTGGCCTCGGGGCTGATCCAGGCCGGTCACGCCACCTATTACACCTTCGCCACGCTGCACTGGCGGGCGGCCGGGCTCGACGGGGCTTTTATCGGCTTCCTGTGGGCCGAAGGGGTGGCGGCGGAGGTGGCGTTGTTTTTTCTGGGCCGGCGGATGGTGGCCCGGCTGGGGCCGCTTGGCCTCTTGGGGTTGGGGGCCGGGGCCGGGGTGCTGCGCTGGACGCTGAGCGCCTTTTCCACCGAGCCCATGGTCTTGATGGGGGCCCAGGTATTGCACGCCGGGACCTTTGCCTGTGCCCACCTCGGCGCCATGCACTTCCTGAGCCAAACGGTGCCGCCCGCCCTGGCCAACCGGGCCCAAGCCTTGTATTCGACGTTGTGTCAGGGGGTATTGATGGGGGCCGCCATGTCGATGGCCGGGCCGGTGTATCAGGCCTGGGGCGGGCGGGCCTTTCTGCTTGATGCCGGGTGGTGCGCGCTGGGGGGGCTGTGCGTGGCTGGAGTGGCCTGGGGGCAGCGGCGGGGGCGATAA
- a CDS encoding acyl-CoA synthetase, whose protein sequence is MSSPYQTGLERTPANYVPLTPLGYLDRAAQTYPTRLAVVHGARRYTWAETRERARRLGSALAGLGVGVGDTVAVMGANTPELYEAHFGVPMTGAVLNALNVRLNAEEIAFILNHGEARVLLTDTEFSATLREALPLVERPLTVIDIVDSEYTGAGERLGQTDYESFLASGDPTYSGRWPDDEWDAIALNYTSGTTGNPKGVVYHHRGAALNALSNIITWGMPQGAVYLWTLPMFHCNGWCFPWTMAAVIGTNVCLRRVSAATIFKAIAEEKVTHFCGAPIVLGFLINASVQDRRTFDHTVNVMTAAAPPPAVVLERMQREGFLVTHVYGLTETYGPSTVCFWKDEWNDLPIDEQARLKARQGVRYVAQDGLMVADPETLEPAPADGETMGEVFFRGNITMKGYLKNPEATTESFRGGWFHTGDLGVLHPDGYIQLKDRSKDIIISGGENISSIEVESALHRHPDVVSAAVVAKPDEKWGETPRAYIELRDGATVTEAELIAFCREALAHYKCPREIIFGPLPKTSTGKIQKFILRRQAREQIS, encoded by the coding sequence ATGTCCTCGCCGTATCAGACCGGACTGGAGCGTACCCCGGCCAACTACGTCCCCCTAACGCCTCTGGGGTATCTTGACCGCGCGGCCCAAACCTATCCCACCCGGCTGGCGGTGGTGCATGGGGCGCGCCGGTATACCTGGGCCGAGACGCGGGAGCGGGCGCGGCGGCTGGGCTCGGCGCTGGCCGGGCTGGGGGTCGGGGTCGGCGACACGGTCGCGGTGATGGGGGCCAACACCCCCGAACTCTACGAGGCCCATTTTGGCGTCCCCATGACCGGCGCGGTGCTCAATGCCCTCAACGTGCGCCTGAACGCCGAGGAGATCGCGTTTATCCTCAACCACGGGGAAGCGCGAGTCCTCCTGACCGACACCGAGTTCTCGGCCACCCTCCGCGAAGCCCTGCCGCTGGTCGAGCGCCCGCTCACGGTGATCGACATCGTGGACAGCGAATACACGGGGGCGGGCGAGCGCCTGGGCCAGACCGACTACGAGAGCTTCCTGGCAAGCGGAGATCCGACCTACAGCGGGCGCTGGCCCGACGACGAGTGGGACGCGATCGCGCTCAACTACACCTCGGGCACCACCGGCAACCCCAAGGGCGTGGTGTATCACCATCGCGGGGCGGCCCTCAACGCCTTGTCCAACATCATCACCTGGGGCATGCCGCAAGGCGCTGTGTACCTGTGGACGCTGCCGATGTTCCACTGCAACGGCTGGTGCTTCCCCTGGACCATGGCGGCGGTGATCGGAACCAATGTGTGCCTGCGCCGGGTTAGCGCGGCCACTATTTTCAAGGCGATTGCCGAGGAAAAGGTCACCCATTTCTGTGGCGCGCCGATCGTTTTGGGCTTTTTGATCAACGCCAGCGTGCAAGACCGCCGCACCTTCGATCATACCGTCAACGTCATGACCGCCGCCGCCCCGCCCCCGGCCGTGGTGCTCGAACGGATGCAGCGCGAAGGCTTTCTGGTCACCCACGTCTACGGCCTGACCGAAACCTATGGTCCTTCGACGGTGTGTTTCTGGAAGGACGAGTGGAACGACCTGCCGATCGACGAGCAAGCCCGCCTCAAAGCACGCCAGGGCGTGCGGTATGTCGCCCAAGATGGCCTGATGGTGGCCGACCCCGAGACCTTGGAACCCGCCCCGGCCGATGGCGAGACCATGGGAGAGGTCTTCTTCCGCGGGAATATCACCATGAAGGGCTACCTTAAGAACCCGGAAGCGACCACGGAATCGTTTCGGGGCGGGTGGTTTCATACCGGGGATCTTGGCGTCTTGCATCCAGACGGGTACATTCAGCTCAAAGATCGGTCGAAGGACATCATTATTTCAGGAGGAGAGAATATATCCTCTATTGAAGTTGAGAGTGCCCTTCACCGACACCCTGACGTTGTCTCCGCCGCGGTCGTTGCCAAGCCCGACGAAAAGTGGGGCGAAACCCCGCGGGCTTACATCGAACTGCGCGACGGCGCCACGGTGACCGAAGCCGAGCTGATCGCGTTCTGCCGGGAAGCCCTGGCCCATTATAAGTGCCCCCGGGAGATTATCTTTGGGCCCCTGCCCAAGACGTCCACCGGTAAGATTCAAAAGTTTATCCTGCGCCGTCAAGCCCGGGAGCAAATTTCCTGA
- a CDS encoding EAL domain-containing protein: MTPSGHDASRPAAPRGDRDRYAALAFCWADLLLNLDANGAIQFAAGPFKAFLGRGSAALAGTPVATLFEEDDAEVIGRCLNQALSHGRIDGERVHLIRPKGLPLPMEVAAYGLDGQIYMALKRRPATPPQAAEKETHDERSGLLTPEAFGEMAGRRARSLAEAGRDVGVTWLDLKGFEALRERMTEADANGLMRSVGDSLRAAAVDSEGATQISESRYGLLHDKGLDIAALEERLRTLASRHDPEGRGIDVESASVDLDQTGALSEEDLVRGLVYAMNHLQEQNGAGASLRDLPSNLTELVAKATDQVNDFRRMVAERKFFVALQPIIGTTSGIIHHYEALVRFDPAAPDASPFRLITFAEETGLIHEFDLAMAYKVIEWLAEHGNETEGAHIAVNVSGYSIGVDSYVQGLFEMLQAHPWTRGRLLFEITESSRMTDLKGANQFIQALRAMRYQVCLDDFGAGAASFQYLSALDVDVVKIDGSAVRNAMNGTKGKAFLSALTELCRRLSVRTIAEMIDSPQSLQFVRACGCDYVQGFLFGRPSPTLKTFSPLPGAELFPKQERRRPVEAFTPFFPSS; encoded by the coding sequence ATGACGCCATCGGGACATGACGCCTCCCGTCCGGCCGCGCCGCGTGGTGATCGCGACCGTTATGCGGCCTTGGCTTTTTGCTGGGCCGACCTTTTGTTAAACCTGGACGCCAACGGCGCCATCCAGTTTGCTGCGGGGCCGTTCAAGGCTTTTCTCGGGCGGGGGTCCGCCGCCCTGGCGGGCACTCCGGTTGCCACCTTGTTCGAGGAGGACGACGCAGAGGTCATCGGGCGCTGTCTCAACCAAGCTTTGAGCCACGGCCGGATTGATGGCGAACGGGTCCACCTGATCCGTCCCAAGGGCTTGCCCTTGCCGATGGAAGTGGCGGCCTATGGCCTGGACGGCCAGATTTACATGGCCCTCAAGCGCCGTCCGGCCACGCCGCCCCAGGCGGCCGAAAAGGAAACCCACGACGAACGCTCGGGCCTGCTCACCCCCGAGGCGTTCGGCGAGATGGCGGGACGGCGGGCCCGCTCCCTGGCCGAGGCCGGACGCGATGTTGGCGTCACGTGGCTCGACTTGAAGGGCTTCGAGGCCCTGCGGGAACGCATGACCGAGGCCGATGCCAATGGCCTGATGCGCTCGGTCGGCGACTCCTTGCGCGCCGCAGCAGTGGACAGCGAGGGCGCCACCCAGATCTCGGAAAGCCGCTACGGCCTGCTGCACGACAAGGGCCTCGACATCGCCGCCTTGGAAGAACGCCTGCGGACCTTGGCGTCGCGCCACGATCCCGAGGGACGAGGAATCGACGTCGAATCGGCCTCGGTTGATCTCGACCAGACCGGCGCCCTCAGCGAAGAGGATCTGGTGCGGGGTCTGGTTTACGCCATGAACCACCTCCAGGAACAAAATGGCGCCGGGGCCTCGCTGCGTGACCTGCCCTCCAACCTCACCGAGTTGGTTGCCAAGGCCACCGATCAGGTCAACGATTTCCGCCGCATGGTTGCCGAGAGAAAATTCTTCGTGGCCTTGCAACCCATCATCGGGACGACCAGCGGGATCATCCATCATTACGAGGCCCTGGTCCGCTTTGACCCGGCGGCGCCCGATGCCTCGCCCTTCCGTCTGATCACCTTTGCCGAGGAGACGGGCCTGATCCACGAATTCGATCTGGCCATGGCCTATAAAGTCATCGAGTGGCTGGCCGAGCACGGCAACGAAACCGAGGGCGCCCATATCGCCGTCAACGTGTCGGGCTACTCGATCGGCGTGGATTCCTATGTCCAGGGCTTGTTCGAGATGCTCCAGGCCCATCCCTGGACGCGAGGCCGCTTGTTGTTCGAGATCACCGAATCGTCGCGCATGACCGACCTCAAGGGCGCCAATCAGTTCATCCAGGCCCTGCGGGCCATGCGCTATCAGGTGTGTCTCGATGATTTTGGCGCCGGCGCCGCCAGCTTCCAGTACTTGAGCGCCCTTGACGTCGATGTGGTGAAAATTGATGGCTCGGCCGTGCGCAATGCCATGAACGGCACCAAGGGCAAAGCCTTCCTCAGCGCCTTGACCGAGCTGTGCCGACGCCTCAGTGTGCGCACCATCGCCGAAATGATCGACAGCCCCCAGTCCCTTCAGTTTGTCCGGGCGTGTGGTTGCGATTACGTTCAGGGCTTCCTCTTCGGCCGGCCCTCCCCCACACTCAAGACGTTCTCGCCGCTGCCGGGAGCCGAGCTGTTCCCCAAGCAGGAACGGCGGCGACCGGTGGAGGCTTTTACCCCCTTCTTCCCCTCGTCCTGA
- a CDS encoding M23 family metallopeptidase yields MPDLPWGPAGRRGPFVMALLLGLGPGVALAAPPSLHLPVDCVVGETCHIVNSVDDDPGPGARDHRCGPVATNGHKGTDIGLGSVAPGRLGVVVAAAAGLVVAARDGMDDISVLTPGAPSVKDRECGNAVVLDHGDGWTSIYCHMAKGSIQVQAGQSVPEGAALGLIGLSGETEHPHLHFEVRHHQEVIDPFTGHPAAAGCAVAPAPLWQAPLPYEPTIAYNLGFAGEQPERVGVRAGRFADNTVSATAPILVLYVDLIAVQKNDRVTLAITDPAGQPFVTSVVPFDQQGWAQWFGLAGQKRGPAPWPSGVYTGTLTVERPGQGIIASRSVQGTVR; encoded by the coding sequence ATGCCCGATCTTCCCTGGGGACCCGCTGGACGGCGCGGTCCCTTTGTCATGGCGCTGCTGCTGGGCCTGGGGCCCGGCGTGGCGCTGGCTGCCCCGCCGTCCTTGCACCTGCCCGTGGACTGCGTGGTGGGCGAGACCTGCCATATCGTCAACAGCGTGGACGACGACCCCGGCCCCGGGGCCCGCGATCATCGGTGTGGTCCCGTGGCCACGAATGGGCATAAGGGCACCGACATCGGTCTGGGCTCCGTGGCGCCGGGACGGCTGGGCGTGGTGGTCGCCGCTGCTGCGGGCCTTGTGGTCGCTGCACGCGATGGCATGGACGATATCAGCGTCCTGACCCCGGGGGCTCCCTCGGTCAAGGACCGGGAATGCGGCAATGCCGTGGTTCTCGACCATGGGGACGGCTGGACCTCGATCTATTGCCATATGGCCAAGGGCTCGATCCAGGTCCAGGCCGGGCAGTCGGTTCCCGAGGGTGCCGCCTTGGGACTCATCGGTCTGTCCGGTGAAACCGAACACCCCCATCTGCACTTTGAGGTCCGCCATCACCAGGAGGTCATCGACCCCTTCACCGGACATCCCGCCGCCGCGGGATGTGCCGTCGCGCCCGCGCCCTTGTGGCAAGCCCCCCTGCCCTACGAACCCACCATTGCCTATAACCTGGGCTTCGCCGGCGAACAGCCCGAGCGGGTGGGCGTGCGCGCCGGCCGGTTTGCCGACAATACCGTGTCGGCCACGGCCCCGATCCTGGTGCTGTACGTGGACTTGATCGCCGTGCAAAAAAACGACCGGGTGACCCTGGCCATCACCGACCCGGCGGGTCAGCCCTTTGTCACCTCGGTGGTGCCGTTTGATCAGCAGGGCTGGGCCCAGTGGTTTGGCTTGGCCGGGCAAAAGCGCGGCCCCGCCCCCTGGCCGAGCGGCGTTTATACCGGCACGCTTACCGTCGAGCGCCCCGGCCAGGGCATCATTGCGTCGCGCAGCGTACAAGGGACCGTCCGGTGA
- a CDS encoding DUF2141 domain-containing protein, translated as MRLCLGVLALMLACGAARAADLEVVLTGVHPGPGPLKVGLFRGPENFAEPAGSVGGLSLTANGPTVRGVLHDVPPGWVAVLIHHDENQNGEMDRLFGLVPLEGYGFSGKDVPRPTWDSARFLLPKEGGVVTVKMRYPTSAPP; from the coding sequence GTGAGACTTTGCCTGGGGGTGCTGGCCTTGATGCTGGCCTGCGGTGCGGCCCGCGCCGCTGATCTTGAAGTGGTTTTAACCGGCGTGCACCCGGGGCCCGGCCCCTTGAAGGTTGGCCTGTTCCGGGGCCCGGAGAACTTCGCCGAACCGGCAGGCAGCGTGGGCGGTCTGTCCCTGACCGCAAACGGCCCCACCGTGCGCGGTGTCTTGCACGATGTGCCCCCGGGCTGGGTGGCGGTGCTGATCCACCACGACGAAAACCAAAACGGCGAAATGGATCGCCTGTTCGGGCTGGTCCCGTTGGAAGGCTATGGCTTCAGCGGCAAGGACGTACCCCGGCCGACCTGGGACAGCGCCCGGTTTCTCCTGCCCAAGGAAGGGGGCGTTGTGACGGTCAAGATGCGCTACCCCACCTCGGCGCCGCCGTGA
- a CDS encoding PHA/PHB synthase family protein, with protein MPPVPPDKPPPRPDTTFVDLWQTWLDWAEKSQKMWAASLQVPLAQPEIQVPDRDAMAESFQDLARRVMDNPTPFLDAQATLWRDYVTLCERSAARLRGSEALPVVTPEASDRRFKDEVWRDDPLFDHLKQSYLMTARAVLAAVRKVEGVDERSRQRMEFYTRLVLDALAPTNYLATNPEARRAFLESNGRSLVQGMENLLRDLERGGGGSVRVAMTDEAAFEVGRTLAVTPGKVVYQNDLIQLIQYSPTTETVAQRPLLVVPPWINKFYIMDLTPKNSFIRYMVEQGLTVFVVSWVNPGPELGHKDFGDYMNEGPLAAMEAIASLTGERDLTLMGYCIGGTLCAATLAYLAARGDERVKAVTFLTTMVDFSEPGELGVFIEPHLLDKLDAVMERNGTLDGRYMANAFNLLRDNELIWSFHINNYLLGKDPPAFDLLYWNADSTRMPAMMHTYYLRRMYERNELVQPGALTLLGTPIDLRRIRTPAYLLSTREDHIAPWKSTFKATALYSGPVRFVLAGSGHIAGVINPPGRPKYGHWTNTRKVRDPDTWLAGAKENEGSWWPDWRAWLAKHAGSAVPARDPGAGLEDAPGSYVKKRL; from the coding sequence ATGCCCCCCGTGCCACCCGACAAGCCCCCCCCTCGTCCCGACACCACTTTTGTTGACCTTTGGCAAACGTGGTTGGACTGGGCGGAAAAAAGTCAAAAAATGTGGGCCGCCAGCCTCCAGGTCCCCCTGGCCCAGCCCGAAATCCAGGTTCCCGACCGCGACGCCATGGCCGAGAGCTTTCAGGATCTGGCACGTCGGGTGATGGACAACCCCACCCCTTTCCTGGACGCCCAGGCGACCTTGTGGCGGGACTATGTGACCTTGTGCGAGCGCTCGGCGGCGCGGCTGCGCGGCAGCGAGGCGCTCCCGGTCGTCACCCCCGAAGCCAGCGACCGTCGCTTCAAGGACGAGGTGTGGCGCGACGATCCCCTCTTCGACCACCTCAAGCAAAGCTACCTGATGACAGCGCGGGCCGTGCTCGCGGCAGTGCGCAAGGTGGAGGGCGTGGACGAGCGCTCCCGCCAGCGCATGGAATTCTACACCCGCCTCGTGCTCGATGCCCTGGCTCCCACCAACTACCTTGCCACCAATCCCGAGGCGCGCCGTGCCTTCTTGGAAAGCAACGGCCGATCGCTGGTCCAAGGCATGGAAAACCTGCTGCGCGATCTGGAGCGCGGCGGCGGGGGCAGTGTGCGCGTGGCGATGACCGACGAGGCGGCCTTCGAGGTGGGGCGGACCCTGGCCGTGACCCCGGGCAAGGTGGTCTATCAAAACGACCTGATCCAGTTGATTCAGTACAGCCCCACCACCGAGACCGTGGCCCAGCGGCCGCTGCTGGTGGTGCCACCCTGGATCAACAAGTTTTACATCATGGACCTCACCCCGAAAAACTCCTTCATCCGCTACATGGTGGAGCAGGGGTTGACCGTGTTTGTCGTCTCCTGGGTCAATCCGGGGCCAGAACTGGGGCATAAGGATTTTGGCGACTACATGAACGAGGGGCCGCTGGCCGCCATGGAGGCCATCGCGTCCCTCACCGGGGAACGGGACCTGACCTTGATGGGCTATTGCATCGGCGGCACGTTGTGCGCGGCGACCTTGGCCTATTTGGCGGCGCGGGGCGACGAGCGGGTGAAGGCCGTCACCTTCTTGACCACCATGGTCGATTTTTCCGAGCCCGGCGAACTGGGGGTGTTCATCGAGCCTCACCTTCTCGACAAGCTCGACGCGGTGATGGAGCGCAACGGGACCCTGGATGGCCGTTACATGGCCAATGCCTTCAACCTGCTGCGGGACAATGAGCTGATTTGGTCATTCCACATCAATAACTATCTGCTGGGTAAGGATCCGCCCGCTTTTGATTTGTTGTATTGGAACGCCGATTCAACCCGCATGCCCGCCATGATGCATACGTATTACTTGCGCCGGATGTACGAACGCAACGAACTGGTCCAGCCGGGCGCCCTCACCTTGTTGGGAACCCCCATTGATTTGCGGCGGATCCGAACCCCGGCCTATCTCCTGTCCACCCGCGAGGACCACATCGCGCCCTGGAAAAGCACCTTCAAGGCCACGGCCCTCTATAGCGGGCCGGTGCGCTTTGTGCTGGCCGGTAGCGGTCATATCGCCGGGGTCATCAATCCCCCGGGGCGGCCCAAGTATGGCCACTGGACCAACACGCGCAAGGTCCGCGATCCCGACACGTGGTTGGCTGGAGCCAAGGAAAACGAGGGCTCGTGGTGGCCCGACTGGCGGGCTTGGCTGGCCAAGCACGCTGGCTCCGCCGTGCCGGCGCGCGATCCGGGGGCGGGGCTGGAGGACGCGCCTGGGTCTTATGTCAAGAAACGCTTGTAA
- a CDS encoding diguanylate cyclase domain-containing protein: protein MESCLATRQRILIVDDERTNRMVLADLLSEDYDILLARDGEQALARLGDPQTPDLILLDVMMPGLDGYEVLRRLKEDGRTREIPVVFVTGLNDEEHEEKGLTLGATDYVSKPFHPAVVRARVRNHLDLAHRRKVLEESAYLDPLTRLANRRCFDHTVEGEWRRSLRRAQPVSLIFADVDFFKEYNDHYGHGAGDEALRIVGQALAGCVHRPHDLIARYGGEEFIVLLPETPSDAGRAIAETMRARVAAQGVTHRRSGVAPVLTISLGGYTVVPSLEGSPRQAVAVADAGLYQAKHQGRNRVVWTEG from the coding sequence ATGGAAAGCTGCCTTGCGACACGCCAGAGGATCCTGATCGTGGACGATGAACGGACCAACCGGATGGTGCTCGCCGATTTGTTGAGCGAAGACTATGATATTCTTCTCGCGCGCGATGGGGAGCAAGCCTTGGCGCGTCTGGGCGATCCGCAGACCCCCGACCTGATTTTGCTCGACGTGATGATGCCGGGGCTGGATGGCTACGAGGTGTTGCGCCGGCTCAAGGAGGATGGGCGCACGCGGGAGATTCCCGTGGTGTTCGTGACAGGATTGAACGACGAGGAGCACGAGGAAAAGGGGCTCACCCTGGGGGCTACCGACTATGTGAGCAAACCCTTTCATCCCGCCGTGGTGCGGGCGCGGGTGCGCAATCACCTGGACCTCGCGCACCGGCGCAAGGTTCTGGAAGAGTCGGCCTATCTGGATCCCTTGACCCGCCTTGCCAACCGTCGTTGCTTTGATCACACCGTGGAGGGGGAATGGCGGCGTTCCTTGCGGCGTGCCCAGCCGGTGTCCCTGATTTTCGCCGACGTGGATTTTTTTAAGGAATATAACGACCACTATGGGCACGGGGCCGGCGACGAGGCCTTGCGTATCGTCGGGCAGGCCTTGGCGGGCTGCGTTCATCGCCCCCACGATCTGATCGCGCGCTACGGCGGCGAGGAGTTTATTGTCTTGTTGCCCGAGACCCCGTCCGACGCTGGACGGGCCATTGCCGAGACCATGCGCGCGCGGGTGGCGGCGCAAGGCGTGACCCACCGACGCTCGGGGGTCGCCCCGGTACTCACCATCAGCCTGGGAGGGTACACGGTTGTCCCCAGTTTGGAGGGGAGCCCCCGGCAAGCCGTGGCGGTGGCCGATGCGGGGTTGTATCAGGCCAAACATCAGGGGCGCAACCGCGTCGTCTGGACGGAGGGCTGA